TCATTCACATGCTCTGCCAATCTTTTTTCCTAGGTACACGAAAATGAAGACTGCCACCAACATCTATATTTTCAATCTTGCATTGGCAGATGCCCTAGCAACAAGTACTCTGCCATTCCAGAGCGTGAATTACTTGATGGGAACCTGGCCATTCGGTACCATCCTCTGTAAGATTGTTATATCCATAGACTACTACAATATGTTCACCAGTATCTTCACTCTCTGCACCATGAGTGTGGATCGATACGTGGCTGTTTGCCACCCAGTTAAGGCCCTCGATTTCCGCACCCCCCGAAATGCCAAAATTGTCAATGTCTGCAACTGGATTCTTTCCTCTGCCATTGGCCTGCCAGTTATGTTCATGGCAACTACCAAATACAGGCATGGTAAGTCTGGCTTTCATTCCTAAATTGAATACTCTACATTTCAACTCTTTTCTGCATTGTTTCACTGTATTGTAGAGGTGTTGAATTAACTTCTGAGCTCCAACATGTGTAAAGCAAGTATCAGTGCAAATGAGCCCTTTCAACAATTTTGCATCTGGCTGTAGCTGACTGGACAAGCAGTGCATGTGATCTGTGTTTTACAacaagcagctccagctccttcagtgGATTCTTGCAAGTCTTGCTGTCCCACTTAGTTACTGCAGTGTTTGGAAAAGCCAAtctgtgcctgcctgccttcTCCAGTGGGGCAGTTGTGCACTGCCCTTCAGCACGGGAGCCTGTGCTTTACCCAGGATACTCCCTCTGGGAAGCTGACAGTCATACATATGTTACTCTCTCCCTGGCAGGACATGATACAGAGCAGAGAGCACATTCTGGACCATTGGTGCTCCGAGACCTTCCATAAAGGGGCAGTGGCAGCACGTCAGCAAAAATCCAGACCCTCCACAGCGCATAGTTACCAAGTGCCATGGCATTCTCTTCCCCATTGCTCTGAAATGCACAAACTCTCAGCATATATATGGTGGCTTAACAATCTTTCTTTTCACCATGTTTTATACTGAAAGTGAAAATCAGTCAAAGCTTAAGCATATATGACAATTcaattattttccttgtttattAGCCATTAAGTTCCAAGCCATAATGTGCTAAAGAGAACATgttaatttgattttgttttcctaacTCAAGCTTCATGCACTCCATCCTACCAATGTTTGTGTAAATGACAGGTCACAGGTTGCTTCATTTTACATATTTGCTTAGGTGTAAAGTCTTCATATATTTGCCTATGATATTGAATTAAAGAAAGgattaaagaaaagcaaatgaaaagctGACCTGAATGTTcttctctgctgttttccttttcctcaggcTCAATTGACTGCACCCTTACATTCTCCCACCCTGCTTGGTACTGGGAGAACCTCCTGAAGATCTGTGTGTTCATCTTTGCCTTCATCATGCCGGTGCTGATCATTACGGTGTGTTACGGGCTGATGATTTTACGCCTGAAGAGCGTCCGCATGTTGTCCGGCTCCAAAGAGAAGGACAGGAACCTGAGGAGAATCACCAGGATGGTTCTTGTGGTGGTGGCAGTGTTCATTGTCTGCTGGACTCCCATCCACATTTACGTTATCATTAAAGCCCTGGTCAACATCCCAGAAACTACTTTCCAGACTGTCTCCTGGCACTTCTGTATTGCTCTAGGGTATACAAATAGCTGCCTTAATCCGGTCCTTTATGCGTTTCTAGATGAGAATTTCAAAAGGTGTTTCAGAGAGTTCTGCATCCCCACCTCCTCAACCATTGAGCAGCAAAACTCCACCCGAGTCCGACAAAACACTCGCGACCATGCTTCCACTGCCAACACTGTGGATAGGACTAACCACCAGGTATGACTAGCAGTGGAGATGTCATCTCTGGATCCAGGCCACCCGCTTGGAGATGACATGTGCTCTGAAGTTACCACTTACACTGATTTGTAGCTTTTGGAAGGTCTGAACACTTTCAAAGTTATGTTTGAAACTGGTGTATGCATACACAGAGACCCCAGTCCTGCATGGTGCTAAGTTGTTCTCTGCTTTGCTTGATGCTCAGAAGCCAAGGGTTCTAAAGGGTACCTTGAGTGACTGGGTTCAGCGTGCATGCATGTacaaagcacattaaaaaaagtgTTTCACTTGCAGGGTGTTTGCAACAGGttgaaaaacagattttcctgTTCATACTCATTGTCTGCTGATGGAGACAGGAGTGGGACAGAATATAGATCTCTCATCTTCTCCCATTGCAACAGtgaataaaaagataaaaaactgTGCATATTCACTTTGATTGATGTATACAAAGAAGGCCTACCTGGCCTTGTTTGTCCTGAAAGTCATGCCAAGAGGCAGACCAAGGCTTGTCTACATGCGGTTCTTGTGTCAGATAATTATGTGGTGAATAAGGTGGGGTTagatgtgtatatatatgtatatatagatatgaaaatatatacacacatgttAAATACTAATGTGCCATTTTGCCATTTCAGGTATACCAAGAAAATACCTTTTCCATGTAGAAAAAGCTTTTAAGAAGTAGGGATTTTATGGCACATCAGATGACAAGagttgtttgtggtttttttattcaGCATATTTTTGCATCATGTTTGCAAATAAGCTGTTTTGTACATGTTCAATATCCATGGTCCTGTGCTTAGTCTTGAGATTTTCCAAGCTTCATCTCTCAGCAAAACAGGAAAGCAAATCTTAACATTCATGAAAGTAACTCAAGCACATTGCAAGCACTAAACAAAGTCCGAGTTGTCTCTGtaattccttaaaaataagaacaaaaggCATAAGCCTGGTTCATTCCTTGCTGTATCACCTTTCAGCAATATACTCAGGTTGCCCATGCAACAGTTTCTCACTGCTGCCACTTCAGCCACAAGCTGGCTGCCTCCTCCAGGTGCAGAACTCGGGGGCTTCTTGTGAAAGCAGCCACCTCCCTGAcactcagctgctgccagatAGCCCAAATAAGAGAATTCCCATCTCCAAGGAGACTAAGCAGTAATTGCACCACAAAAGAGGAGGGAAGTCTAAAGGGAGAAGGGCTAAAGCGAGAAGCTTTATTAAGCATCAACAATTGGTGTTGTTCACCCGTGTCTGACTCATCCATGCCAAACTGCGGCCTGTGAAATCAGCCGCTGCAGAAATCAGTCTGGTGGTGAGGCAGAACTGCCAAACTTGGCATAGGTGcgcatatatatgtatgtatgtatgtattgtAGTATTTACTAGGTGTAGCAAACTACTACATTCATCTGTTAATAATGCATTTGTAATCCTCAGTGGAGTCAATATTGTGCTTGTGTCTGACAGCAAGATTGTATTTCTGTCTGGTACAATTCCAGCTTTAAAGAGTGCAGAGTGTGTATGCACCCATTTTCTACATTTAGTTGTATACCTTTATATTGCTTCTAGGAGAGCTGTAGCCTTCTAAACTTCTACCCATAGAAAAGATTAGTGTGTACTAGGTACTGCCTAGAGTGAAATAAAACCTGTTTGCCTGAGCACAGAATAGAAGATGATGTTTCCCCAAGAGATGTTTCAGCCTACACCACCAAGAGAGAcagcctgctggggcagggatggagaaaGCAAGTGAAGTGATCTTGAGAGTGGCAATAAGGAAGAAGCTGGTCCTATAGTTGGGTTCTTTGCTGGTTagggtttgttttctcttcaggGAATAGTGATGAAATTAGTTATGAAGAAATCAAGCATATGtgaagagcagggaagggaagggtgctgaagggaaggggaggtgaGAGGAAGGATGttgaggagagagagaaacttAAGGAATGAGGTCCAAGTGTGGCAGTAAGGATGGAAACTGAAGCAAAGAGCCAATCTGCATGGAACAAaaggtgtgtgcagagctggaagaaATTGTTTGACTGCTTTGGTAGCTGTTGCTAGCGACTAACCATCACTTttccccagagccagggagaaGAAGCCAGCCCTTGGTAGCTCAGGCACTCATAGGTGGTGGATGGGACTTTGCATGTTCAGGTGTTTGAAAGACTCAGAAGTGGCTAACTCCAATTCCCtccccaccatccctgcagtCCTTGCTTTGGCAGCTGCTGATGCCAGATGTGCTTCCTGAATGCTGACCTGGGccttctccctgcagctcagctcagcagctgttTGGTACAATCTTTCTCACTCTCCCCAATGTCTGTGGAATGCATTCACAGCAAGCCATGTTCAAAGCTTAATATTAAGtcaatttatcttttttttctcctgcaaacaTTGCTGTTAGGGACATTTTTGATGTCTGCTTTTATCAGAATGAGAGACAAGATTGTTGAACTAATCTCCACTAAACAGATTCTCTGGAATAGCAACTAAAAATGTAATAcctaatatttttatattattaaacACAAAAGGCCCTAGAATGAATGAAGCTTTAGCTCtgagaaagtaaaaaagaaaataaacccccaGACAAACCAATATTTGCTCAGACAGTGAGATTCTGTAAATTCTATAGACAGGGTATTCTTTTTACACGTAAATGCTTTCTGTGAAAGAAAGTTTGTGTACCTATTGATTGAGGTATTCTGACAAGCTCTTTCTTGTGTAGACAAGGCCTTGGAGAGCATTTGGC
Above is a genomic segment from Zonotrichia leucophrys gambelii isolate GWCS_2022_RI chromosome 3, RI_Zleu_2.0, whole genome shotgun sequence containing:
- the OPRM1 gene encoding mu-type opioid receptor translates to MAVAYLLGNGSAPLLAGALEVPLAANASACRPPCPAWGNASAALGWNRSEPCGGNGNGSAGGGGPCAPAGGGPSVVTAIAIMALYSVVCVVGLFGNFLVMYVIVRYTKMKTATNIYIFNLALADALATSTLPFQSVNYLMGTWPFGTILCKIVISIDYYNMFTSIFTLCTMSVDRYVAVCHPVKALDFRTPRNAKIVNVCNWILSSAIGLPVMFMATTKYRHGSIDCTLTFSHPAWYWENLLKICVFIFAFIMPVLIITVCYGLMILRLKSVRMLSGSKEKDRNLRRITRMVLVVVAVFIVCWTPIHIYVIIKALVNIPETTFQTVSWHFCIALGYTNSCLNPVLYAFLDENFKRCFREFCIPTSSTIEQQNSTRVRQNTRDHASTANTVDRTNHQLELQEAETTPLP